A segment of the Elaeis guineensis isolate ETL-2024a chromosome 6, EG11, whole genome shotgun sequence genome:
TGCACTAGCCAGGCACATCATCAACTAGAACTAGTTCTTGGTGGGTAAATCAAAGCCATTTATATTGAATTAGATGGTCAGAGATTGATTACAAgggaaaagacaaaaaaaaaaatcttaagcagCATAGTATTTTCCAATCAATTTTATAACTAATTGAATAATAGTTAATcaaaatttatcatatattttaataatattttttttataaataaaattgagaGAATTTCCTCTCATGCTATTCCATCCTAACTTTTTTTTGATTCGAGTCCTCTCCTACCCTTAATGGTCTCTTGGTTTTCTTAGGTTTTTTTTTGCGTATATGCctttctaaacattcaaatttgtatgaatactttttcaaaattgatatacGCATACATACcctcaaaaaatatttattttgcatGTATACCTTTTTTTCTACATATATATTCATACCATTAATAAATTagtaatttaaaattgaaataattGAAATACCCTTAATGGGTCAacatacaaaaaaatatttatagggGCATATATATAAATACTAACTTTACAAGGGTATTTATATAATATCACATATTTAGGAGAATATATAGGAaaaatcctaattttatttttgtctatTTTATCTTGTTTTAACATTCATGTTAGTTTAATACCTGCTTCTTTAGAAAAAAGATAGAttcaataattaaataataaagagAGTTATAGAAATTCTTTCACTAGTAATGAGATTGTTctactttatttttcttcatttatacctatcatcaaattttatttgatcaaaaaataatttgtaATATTTATTGTTATAGATGCATGCGTGAGGTCATGGATCAGAATGCAGAAAGGGATTGGGATATTTTAAAGGCATATGACAATTTATAATGATTAAACTTCTTTGCAACTATCATGCTCATcgatgaaaaagaaaaggataaactATAAGATAATTTCTTAATTTTAGTCTAACTTTACTTACACTCCCTCGActttaaaatatatcaaatcagTCCTTCAAATTTTCAAGATATTCCAGTATAGTCTTACCATTCATTTACCAACAAATAGTATTAATTATCTATTTcaatagataaaaatattttttgcttaTATTGGATGGATCACCGATGAGGAAGGGATGGAGGTGAAGGGAGTTGACatggaggagaaaggtgggatgcgAAGGTTAGCATAAAAAGTGAGGACGACATCAAAGGCCTCATAAGCGGGATTGAGGGGGAGGAGAAAAAGGGTTAGGAGAAAAAGAAGGGGGAAGGAGAGAGAGCACTCGTAGATGGGCTTAGAAGAGAAAGAATataataagaagaaaagagaggagagagaaagaggggctgCTGGTCAGGCAGGAAGAAGGTGGAGAGAGCCACCATGAAGGAGGAGGGATCATGAATAGGcttggaagaagaggaggagaaataggtgaagaaaaagaggagcgaaaAGGAGGGGTCATGGGTGAGCTTGGAGGAGCAGAATGAGGAGAAAATATGGATGAGGAacgggaggaggagaaggagacgTCACTATAAGGCAGGGGTAGAGGTGATTGGAGCCATTATGAAGATCACTAcaagaaatctaattttttacgataaaattttagcgacaaattttttttttttgtaaataagtATGTTTTTGtgacgaaaaatttttttttatcaaaaattaagtatttgcgatgaaaaaaaatttcatcataaaaagttgAATCTTTTGCGAAGACATTTTAATTTTCTTTGCTAGAAGTAAATTtttaaggataaattttttttgtcgctataatttttatttttttatgatgaaataaattttttatcatcaaaaattaattatttgtgatgaaataaattttttatgcttggtgatgaaaatatttcatcgctaaaatatttttttgttgaaaaaaatgGAGATTTTAgggcaatgaaatttttttacgataaaatgttaatttttattgctaaaaataaatttttaaagatgaattttttttttgtcactacagtttttatttttttgcaatgaaataaatttttcatcataaaaaattaattatttacaatgaaataaattttttatcgctaaaaatcaattatttgtgacgaaaaagttttcgttgcaaaaaagtatttttttgcgataaattttttgatatttggcaacaaaaatatttcatcgttaaaatattttttgttaaaaaaaagaaattttaggaCAAAATCATGCCCCAAAACCCTTCACGTGTGTCTCTAGCTCTCTCGCTCTCTCACACCGCCGAGCACACCACCAGCCATCGATTGAAGCTGTCCCCCTCTCTAGTCGATTGAAGCCATCCCCCGGTTGCCATCCCCCAGTCGGCATCATCCCTCCACACCATCGGTCGGTTGATTGAGCCCTTCCCGATCATCGTCCTTCCTTCACGCCACCACGTCGGTCATCATCCTCCCTCCTCGATttctccctctccttttcttATGATTTTTGCTTCCCCTAGGCCTGCCATAGTCTGCCTTCGCCTCCTCCTCCATCGCCGTCCCTCTTTGAAGTCCTCTGGGATCTGTCCCTCTCTCTCAAGTATGGCTCTCTCCCTCCCCAGTTTCTCCCTCCCTTTCCctcatattctctctctctccccctctccctctcctatgATTTTTGCTTCCCCTAGGGCCGCCATAGTCTGCCTCTACCTCCGCCACCGTCCCTCTTTGAAGTCTACTaggatctctccctctctctcaagtatgactctctctctccctccctctccctccctcactttctctctctctccctccctctccctctcttatgATTTTTGCTTCCCCTAGGGCCGCCACAGTCTGCCTCCACCTCCGCCTCTGCCTCTGCCTCCGCCGTCGTACCTCTTTAAAGTCCATCgggatctctccctctctctcaggtACGGCTCTCTCTAGcactctctagctctctctttctTTGGCTCTCTCTGGCTCTCTCTCTCACAGTCCACCTGCAAATCATCGCCACACCGTCGTCACCGTCACCATCGCTGCACAGCCACCGGCGTCCGCTTCCATCTCGGTACCCATCTCTTTCTCTTTGTGTGAGATTTACGGGAGAGTTGGAAGATCAACCagccataatttttaatttttataattttataatttttatttttttttaaatttttatttttctttttgttattaATTTTGTTGGTCTACTCTTTCTATGAAGCATAGTTCACGATctgaaaatagtttaaaaataaaagtagttataataataatatattaatcttAGCATAATAAGTCTATAAaccttaaaatttttattcgaggatAGCATGCATGAATCAATAAttatcttttaatgaaaaaaaatattgatattatgCACACTATCCTCGAATTGTCCATGTGGATAGTTTGGGCACATGAGTGAATTTTATATTGCATACCATATGCTTCTAAACATTGAAAAATTTCATCGGTATTTTCGATCATATTCTCTTGGTACATAGCAAAATTTTAGTATTTGTGTATCTGAAAAACTGCACCGAAATACTATCGAAATTTTTTTGGTGTAGAAGACATGTATGGCAATGTTAAATTCTTGTGTTCCAGAATGGGATAGGACCACCATCCTATAGGTAAGGGATATAAGatgttagtcaactattattacataagattAACTGTATAGTTTACATCATAAACATATAGGTATAGATCATAGTTGGATGTCATTGCGCGATAAGTTATATCTCGAGTATATTATGGGTGTGACGTCTTTCATGAACGTGGcatccaatcatactagagaagatgagaaagctcgttgtccatgtcgtcaatgtagaaatttattttgatgtaccCTATCGAACATTCAAAATCATTTACACAAACATGGTATAAAtatgacttacaagagatggacttgtcatggcaAAGATTTGCCGACTGGCTAGAGCATCTTGCCCAAAAGTCCTACAAATGCATCATCAGTAGGTAGATCATCCAGTCGTATAAGGCAAACACTCGGtgcagaaaataaaaaaattctggaGGATCTCCATCCAGAGTTATTTGAAGCAAATGTGGAAGCGAGATCAGAATATCAACATCCCATCCCGAGACAAGAAGCTAAGGAGGACAGTAACATGCCGGCGAACgatagattcgagcgtctattaagagatgtGCAAAGTGACGTTTATtctggttgtaagaagtactctctatTATCCAccataataaaattattacataTGAAGATATTTGATAAGTGGCCAAACAACTCATTTAATTgattgctcaaatttttgaaagaccTACTGTCTGAGAGAGAGTTACTTCATTATATTTGATTCGATAGggggataggctggtgaagccattggtATGTTATGTACTAAACCAAaaagagagaaatcaatttcttaCATATCTGAAATTAGTGAGGTTTCCCGATAGATATgcctcaaatttgaaacagtgtCCATCGGAGGATGGATGGCTGGGTGAttgtacataaaaaaataatatatatatatatatatatatcccgaGAAAGTAATAGTACGTCACAGAATGAGCATGTAACAAGCTCTTCCAAAGATTCTTCATCCTAATTAAAATGAGCATTGGTTCTCAGCTGTCCATACATACATTCATCCTAATTATATACATACATTCAGAGAGGTCAACCTTAAAGACAAAACCTTAcccatgtctctctctctctctctctcgttttcTCTTGATTCTCAACCAGCAATCATCCCTTCGGGACGAAGGAACGGGATCCTCTTTCCCACCATCCACCCAACCCTCTCTCACTTTCTCCTCTCGTTTAAATAACAAATAGAGCTCGCCGACGCCACCGAAACGGGGAGACCAGTGATGGCGTCGGCGgcactcctcctcctcctcctctactcCTCCTCCCCCTTCTGCCACGTAGCAGCAGCAGAGGAGAAGCGCCGGACGTACATCGTCCACATGGCCAAGTCCCGGATGCCGGCCACCTTCACTGATCACGGCCACTGGTACCACGCCTCCCTCCGCTCCGTCTCCGACTCGGCCGAGATCCTGTACTCCTACGACACGGTCTCCCACGGCTTCTCCACCCGTCTCACCCCCGCCGAGGCCGCCACCTTGGAATCCCGTGAGGGCGTCCTCTCCGTTCTCCCGGAGGTCCGCTACGAGCTCCACACAACCCGGACGCCCATGTTCCTAGGCCTGGATGAGAGCCACGGTCTCTTCCCGCAGGCCGACACGGGCAGCGACGTCGTGGTGGGACTTCTCGACACCGGGGTATGGCCGGAGAGGAAGAGCTTCGACGACACGGAGTTCGGACCGGTGCCGGCCGGGTGGAAGGGAGCGTGCGAGGAGGCGAAGGACTTCAAGGCGACGTCGTGCAACCGGAAATTGATCGGGGCGCGGTTCTTCTCCAAAAGCTACGAGGCCACAGTAGGCCCCATCAACGGGACCACGGAGTCCAGATCTCCGCGGGACGACGAAGGCCACGGGACTCACACCGCCACCACCGCTGCCGGCTCCGCCGTGACGGACGCCAGCCTCTTCGGCTTCGCTAACGGCACCGCCCGCGGGATGGCGACGCGGGCGCGCGTCGCCGCGTACAAGGTGTGCTGGGCCGCCGGGTGCTTCAGCTCCGACATCCTCGCCGCCATGGACAGGGCGGTGGACGACGGGTGCCACGTCCTTTCTCTGTCGCTTGGCGGCGAGATGACGGAATATTATGAGGATAGCATCGCGATCGGAGCGTTCAACGCGATGGAGAAAGGGCTCCTGATCTCGTGCTCCGCCGGTAACGGCGGCCCCATCGCCTCCAGCGTCACCAACGTCGCCCCCTGGATTATTACTGTGGGCGCTGGAACTATCGACCGGGACTTCCCCGCCTACGTTGTGCTCGGAAATGGCAAGAACTATACCGGGGTGTCGCTCTATAGTGGGAAGCTGCTTCCGAAATCGCCTCTCCCCTTCGTGTACGCTGGCAACGCCAGCAACGCCACCGACGGGAATCTTTGCATCCCGGGGACCCTGATACCGGAGAAGGTGGCCGGGAAGATCGTTCTCTGCGACCGTGGGATCAACTGGCGTGTCCAGAAGGGGTACGTGGTGCGCGAAGCCGGCGGTGCCGGGATGGTACTCGCCAACGCCGACACCTACGGCGAGGAGGTCGTTGCCGACGCCCACCTCCTCCCGGCCACCGCCGTCGGCCAGAAGGCCGGTGATGCCATCAGAGCGTATctacgatcgaataaaaatccgAAGGCGACGATCGTATTCGGGGGGACGAAGATCGGGGTGCGGCCGTCGCCGGTGGTGGCCGCGTTCTCGTCGAGGGGGCCGAATTTGGTGACGTCGGAGATCCTGAAGCCGGACCTGATCGCCCCCGGGGTCAATATCCTGGCCGGGTGGACTGGGGCGGCGGGTCCGACGGGGCTGTCCGGGGACTCGCGTCGGGTGGTATTCAACATCATCTCCGGGACCTCCATGTCGTGCCCCCACGTCAGCGGCATCGCCGCCCTCCTCAAAGCGGCCCACCCGGACTGGAGTCCCGCCGCCGTCCGCTCCGCCCTCATGACCACCGCCTACTCCGCCTACCCCGGCGGCGATAGCGGCCTTTTTGACGTCGCCACCGGCAAGGCCGCCACCCCCTTCGACTACGGCGCCGGCCACGTGGACCCCCCGCGCGCCGTGGATCCGGGCCTCATCTACGACCTCACCACTGAGGACTACATCGACTTCCTCTGCGCGCTTAAGTACACCTCCCGCCATATCGCCACTGTGGCCAAAAGAACCAACTACACCTGCGACGGTACGAAGACATACGCGGTGTCGGGACTCAACTACCCGTCCTTCGCGGTGGTGTTCCAAAGGGCGAGCGGGGCCGGCGGCAGGGTGGCGACGGTGAAGCACACGAGGACGGTGACCAACGTGGGGGACCCGGGGACGTACAAGTCGACGGTGACGACTGCGGTGGCCGGCGGGGCAGTGAAGGTGGTGGTGGAGCCGGCGGAGCTGAGCTTCACGAAGAAGGGGGAGAGGCGGAGCTACACGGTGAGCTTATCATCGCCGTCGCTGCCGTCGGTGTCGTCGGGGTTCGGCCGGCTCGAGTGGTCCGACGGGAAGCACGTCGTGGCCAGCCCCATCGCGTTCAGCTGGACGTGAGGTCAATGTCATCAATGGAAACGGTGGAACACTAGCGCCCTCCGTCGCTGTTTTGAGTCTAATTATTACTTGGACCGGGCCCCACTTATTTCACCAATTCTCGTTTGAGCGTTATCCACCGTTCATAGGCGCCGCGATTAGAGCTGGTCCACTTGGACCTGGTCCACTCAATTACTTCTGAAGATTGGGACGTGCCAGCGACACGGGGCCAGTGTTTGCTTCCTGTTACTTCCACGTGTGATTATATTATTGCTGTCTGCTGGTTAACTTGGTCAAAGGGGAAAGTGAGAACAGTTTACTTCGGTAATttgtatgatatatatatatatatatatatatatatatatgataaatgCAGGGTGCCCGGGTGGTTTGGATTGCTGGAATTTGATTTGTTAGGAAAGGAGATTAGTTGGTACGCGActcttagatttaattcataatgTTTATGTATTGAGACAAAGAATCTGGACAAGTTATCGCTTTACTCCAACTATAATGACAATGAAATGCTTGGTGATGTGTTGGAAAATGAAGTTGTTGATTTGGAAAATGGTTGGTTGCATTAATTTTCAGGAGCGGATGGTTAGTAATTGAGTGCTCATTAggaatttttttggaaaaagttATCGGTCCTCTACAATGCGCACGCGCCATTGTAGGATACATATGCATCTATAGATACTGTCGATCACAAGATGAAATGCTATATATGAATATGGAAAGTATGATGCATGCAATACATATTATTTGATGATCATCCATCTTATAATTCGCATTTATGAATGCACCATATCTTATGATGCTGCATGCACCATAGGTGATTCATGCTGTACCTAGTTTTGATTACCATCTTCGATGTTTACATTGGAGGCCACAGTTCTCGGATGACTCCAGCTGTAGCCTAGTATTTTATGACTTTGTGAGATCTTGCATGCTGGTAATGTAAGGACTTCTATGCTTGCGCATGCTGGGTTGGGCTTGTATCTTTTGCGTGATAGGATGGATTGATACTTTTTCGCAATATGAAATGTTGGATGGTGTCCCCCCCCCCCGGGATTCATTGGTTTTAGAAATGGTTGTGTACATTGCTCTTGTGCTTTCTGTACAAAGGGAATGGAATTCCATTTGACATGACCACGTTGCTAGTGGCATGGAACAGCGGGAGTAAAGTTTCAAGCTGTTGTCTAAAGCAGTGTGGTTGCCATTTCTGTGGAGAAAGACGATGCGTCCGCAGGGTCAATACTAGGTGCTCGCTCCATGTGCAAAACCGTGCGTTTGCTCCAGCGCCCTTTGCACCTCTCACTTGCCAAGCTCTTGCACTCCGTCCTCTCATCCAAACTCGTCCCCCCTCCTTCCCTTAGCTCATGCACGTCTCCCAGCTTTTCCGGCCGTTTATTTTTCATCTCAGAAGCCGTTGTCTCCTCCAGTTCCTCGGTCTTCTTTCCCACACTTGCTCGCGCTTGTAATAATAGTCCGAACAATGGTCCCAGTGGGCCAATCCAATGAGGccctgttggatggatgtctggtcaggacaccacctcctaagatcctttcagtaccacgcgatgcagcaggaagaaagaagaaacaaaacaaaaggaaaaacaatcaaaatacgtggatcagccacaaaagagctcgcctctacggggcatgcaaacttcactatgaaaagaaaattttacaagaggagacctcaccctcaacccttgtacacccaattctctctcacatgaagttttcctcacaaaagctctctctctcttggagacccccctgaacccctgaagagcctggcgaccgctgtccaggagcctcctgctcctctctcacagcgcctcacgcctctctctctctccacggttcgtacggccttcgtacggTGAGAAAACGAACCACACAATTCACTCTgtcgtctcaggcctttttaaaggcataaacagggtttaaacttgattagacacggattaggaatcctaaacaaagccaaaaaatttcctggaccgtcggatcaagatcgaaaatcacctgggccctccgatcgcgctccggtccacagaatagtgtcgtggaccgcgagaaacgcgtgagaaacgcccatgcggtccacagaccgcaccgtggaccacccgatccacggtggaccggggcaaggg
Coding sequences within it:
- the LOC105033247 gene encoding subtilisin-like protease SBT1.7; this encodes MASAALLLLLLYSSSPFCHVAAAEEKRRTYIVHMAKSRMPATFTDHGHWYHASLRSVSDSAEILYSYDTVSHGFSTRLTPAEAATLESREGVLSVLPEVRYELHTTRTPMFLGLDESHGLFPQADTGSDVVVGLLDTGVWPERKSFDDTEFGPVPAGWKGACEEAKDFKATSCNRKLIGARFFSKSYEATVGPINGTTESRSPRDDEGHGTHTATTAAGSAVTDASLFGFANGTARGMATRARVAAYKVCWAAGCFSSDILAAMDRAVDDGCHVLSLSLGGEMTEYYEDSIAIGAFNAMEKGLLISCSAGNGGPIASSVTNVAPWIITVGAGTIDRDFPAYVVLGNGKNYTGVSLYSGKLLPKSPLPFVYAGNASNATDGNLCIPGTLIPEKVAGKIVLCDRGINWRVQKGYVVREAGGAGMVLANADTYGEEVVADAHLLPATAVGQKAGDAIRAYLRSNKNPKATIVFGGTKIGVRPSPVVAAFSSRGPNLVTSEILKPDLIAPGVNILAGWTGAAGPTGLSGDSRRVVFNIISGTSMSCPHVSGIAALLKAAHPDWSPAAVRSALMTTAYSAYPGGDSGLFDVATGKAATPFDYGAGHVDPPRAVDPGLIYDLTTEDYIDFLCALKYTSRHIATVAKRTNYTCDGTKTYAVSGLNYPSFAVVFQRASGAGGRVATVKHTRTVTNVGDPGTYKSTVTTAVAGGAVKVVVEPAELSFTKKGERRSYTVSLSSPSLPSVSSGFGRLEWSDGKHVVASPIAFSWT